From one Papio anubis isolate 15944 chromosome 12, Panubis1.0, whole genome shotgun sequence genomic stretch:
- the LOC103877703 gene encoding LOW QUALITY PROTEIN: olfactory receptor 52H1-like (The sequence of the model RefSeq protein was modified relative to this genomic sequence to represent the inferred CDS: substituted 1 base at 1 genomic stop codon) — protein sequence MTMYNVSDHGTSPFTLLGIPGLEQYHVWTSIPFCFIYLVTVVASSILLYLIVVEHSLHAPMFFFLSMLAITDLILSTVCVPKTFSIFWFGSQTISFPGCLTQLLFLHYSFVLDSAILLAMAFDCYMAICSPLRYTTILTPKTIIKIAVRICFQSLCVFVPCVFLLNHLPFCRTHIISHTXCEHIGVAQLACVDISINIWYGFCIPIMTVMTDVILIAVSYTLILYAVFCLPSRDAWQKALGTCGSHVCVILVFYIPAFFSILAHCFGHNVPHTFHMMFANLYVIIPPAFNLIVCRVKTKQIWNRILLLLFPRGSQ from the coding sequence ATGACCATGTACAATGTGAGTGACCATGGTACAAGCCCCTTCACCCTTTTGGGCATTCCCGGACTTGAGCAGTACCACGTCTGGACCAGCATCCCGTTCTGCTTTATCTATCTCGTGACTGTCGTGGCCAGCAGTATCCTTCTCTATCTCATTGTGGTGGAGCACAGTCTTCATGCACccatgttctttttcctttccatgctgGCCATTACTGACCTCATATTGTCCACCGTATGTGTCCCCAAAACATTTAGCATCTTCTGGTTTGGTTCCCAAACAATCAGTTTTCCTGGCTGTCTCACCCAATTATTGTTTCTGCACTATAGCTTTGTGTTGGACTCAGCTATACTGCTGGCCATGGCATTTGACTGCTATATGGCCATCTGCTCACCCTTGAGATACACTACTATTCTGACTCCCAAAACCATTATCAAAATTGCTGTGAGAATATGTTTCCAAAGTCTCTGTGTTTTTGTCCCgtgtgttttccttttgaatCATTTACCCTTCTGCAGGACACATATCATTTCTCACACATAGTGTGAGCACATAGGTGTTGCCCAGCTTGCCTGTGTTGATATCTCCATCAATATCTGGTATGGATTTTGTATTCCTATCATGACAGTGATGACAGATGTGATCCTCATTGCTGTCTCCTACACCCTCATCCTCTATGCTGTCTTTTGTCTCCCCTCCCGAGATGCCTGGCAGAAGGCCCTTGGCACCTGTGGTTCCCATGTCTGTGTTATCCTCGTATTCTATATACCAGCATTCTTCTCCATCCTTGCTCATTGCTTTGGGCATAATGTCCCTCATACCTTTCATATGATGTTTGCCAACCTTTACGTAATCATCCCACCTGCTTTCAACCTTATTGTCTGCAGAGTAAAGACCAAGCAGATCTGGAACAGAATCCTTCTTCTGCTCTTTCCCAGGGGGTCCCAGTGA